One window of Myxococcus fulvus genomic DNA carries:
- the mads1 gene encoding methylation-associated defense system helix-turn-helix domain-containing protein MAD1 translates to MSDEILTVLEVATLLKVADKTVYTMAQKGEIPAFKVRGQWRLRRVDIDAWIQAQTTAPRRQGDGDA, encoded by the coding sequence GAGCGACGAGATTCTGACGGTGCTGGAGGTCGCGACCTTGCTCAAGGTCGCGGACAAGACCGTCTACACGATGGCGCAGAAGGGAGAGATCCCCGCCTTCAAGGTGCGCGGCCAGTGGCGACTCCGGCGGGTCGACATCGACGCCTGGATCCAAGCCCAGACCACCGCACCACGCCGACAGGGGGATGGCGATGCGTAG